One stretch of Leadbetterella byssophila DSM 17132 DNA includes these proteins:
- a CDS encoding ABC transporter permease — MIRHYFKLIWKRKRKNAFLFAELVLVFWVLIAAFSLGIFKFNFYSQPLGFEWKGVYRIYQPARLDSLELDRIKRELLSFPEIESVSYSVNVAPYLGNKWGNGNDLNGMSFNTFYLHADEDYGKAWTIPMHSGRFFSKEDLNNRYTPMVVNKVFVDKYLSDKEVLGYKFQFWLGKETEIVGVMKNFRFQGDFEEESPFAILPLNENLVKNCINIKTIPGTGPEIEKKLNDFFNSALKTSDFNIIKVEDQRNFKNKLTYVPLGIVGFIALFLIINIILGLFGILRYNVSKRVPEIGLRKALGATSSSIRNQFTGEMMVLAFSACVLALAFAVQVPFLTTLPFGWDVYGWGIGLSCLIVFTLVYFCSLAPSHEAAGILPARALHED, encoded by the coding sequence ATGATCAGGCATTATTTCAAATTAATATGGAAAAGAAAGCGTAAAAATGCTTTCCTCTTCGCGGAATTAGTACTTGTATTCTGGGTGTTAATTGCGGCATTTTCCCTGGGTATTTTTAAATTCAATTTTTACTCTCAGCCTTTAGGTTTCGAGTGGAAGGGAGTGTACCGAATCTATCAGCCTGCACGTTTGGATAGTTTGGAATTAGATAGAATAAAGAGGGAATTGCTTAGTTTTCCAGAAATAGAATCTGTGAGCTATAGTGTGAATGTAGCCCCTTATTTGGGGAACAAGTGGGGGAATGGCAATGATCTCAATGGCATGAGCTTTAATACCTTCTATTTACATGCAGATGAAGACTATGGAAAAGCTTGGACTATTCCCATGCATAGTGGGAGGTTCTTCAGCAAAGAAGACTTGAATAACCGATATACCCCTATGGTGGTCAATAAGGTATTCGTAGATAAGTATTTGAGTGACAAGGAGGTGTTGGGGTATAAATTCCAATTTTGGTTAGGGAAAGAAACGGAGATCGTAGGGGTGATGAAAAATTTCCGGTTCCAAGGTGATTTTGAAGAGGAAAGCCCTTTTGCCATCCTACCTTTGAATGAAAATTTAGTTAAAAATTGTATCAACATCAAAACGATTCCCGGGACTGGGCCTGAGATTGAAAAGAAGTTAAATGACTTCTTTAACTCAGCTCTCAAAACCAGTGATTTCAATATCATCAAAGTGGAAGATCAAAGGAATTTTAAGAATAAGCTTACCTATGTGCCATTGGGGATTGTAGGTTTCATTGCCTTGTTTTTGATCATTAATATTATTTTAGGTCTATTTGGAATCTTACGTTATAATGTTTCCAAAAGAGTGCCGGAGATAGGTTTGAGAAAGGCTTTGGGTGCTACCTCATCTTCTATTCGAAATCAGTTTACAGGGGAGATGATGGTATTGGCTTTCTCTGCATGCGTGCTAGCTTTGGCCTTTGCAGTGCAGGTACCATTTTTAACCACTTTGCCGTTTGGATGGGATGTTTATGGTTGGGGAATAGGACTTTCTTGCTTGATAGTCTTTACTTTGGTCTATTTTTGTAGTCTAGCACCTAGTCATGAAGCTGCGGGCATTTTGCCGGCTAGAGCCTTACACGAAGATTAA
- a CDS encoding acyl carrier protein, translated as MSDVASKVKKIIVEKLGVDEAEVTTEASFTNDLGADSLDTVELIMEFEKEFNVSIPDDQAENIQTVGQAISYLEEHSK; from the coding sequence ATGTCGGACGTTGCATCAAAAGTTAAGAAAATTATCGTTGAGAAATTAGGAGTAGACGAAGCAGAAGTTACCACAGAAGCTTCTTTCACAAACGATTTGGGAGCGGATTCCCTAGACACAGTAGAATTGATTATGGAGTTCGAAAAAGAGTTTAACGTTTCTATTCCTGACGATCAAGCTGAAAATATCCAAACCGTTGGGCAAGCTATTAGTTATTTGGAAGAACATTCGAAATAA
- a CDS encoding ABC transporter ATP-binding protein gives MIELKNVSKSYFTDVLETVALNDISLHINAGEFVSIMGPSGCGKSTLLNMIGLLDLPSKGSIKIHGVHLQDHKENELARFRNEHLGFIFQSFHLISDLSVIDNVELPLLYRGVSTAERKRLSEEALAQVGLSNRKDHFPNQLSGGQRQRVAIARAIVGKPTIVMADEPTGNLDSVLGNEVMQLLLDLNEKQKVTIVMVTHDESMAKKTHRILRLYDGNLVN, from the coding sequence ATGATTGAGCTAAAGAATGTAAGTAAATCCTACTTCACGGATGTATTAGAGACGGTGGCTTTGAATGATATTTCTCTGCACATCAATGCCGGAGAATTTGTATCCATCATGGGCCCTTCCGGCTGCGGAAAGTCTACTTTATTAAACATGATTGGACTTTTAGATCTACCTAGTAAAGGAAGTATTAAGATCCATGGAGTGCACCTGCAGGATCATAAGGAAAATGAACTAGCCCGCTTTAGAAACGAACATCTGGGCTTCATCTTTCAAAGTTTTCATCTGATTTCAGATCTATCTGTTATAGATAATGTGGAATTGCCACTGCTTTATAGAGGAGTGAGCACTGCAGAAAGAAAGAGACTGTCAGAGGAAGCATTAGCGCAAGTGGGTTTGAGCAATAGAAAAGATCATTTTCCTAATCAACTTTCGGGTGGTCAGCGTCAAAGGGTGGCCATAGCCAGAGCTATTGTAGGGAAACCTACCATAGTGATGGCAGATGAGCCTACGGGTAATCTGGACTCTGTGCTGGGGAATGAAGTGATGCAACTTCTTTTGGACCTGAATGAAAAACAAAAGGTGACCATAGTGATGGTGACCCATGATGAGAGTATGGCCAAGAAGACGCACAGGATATTGAGATTGTATGACGGAAACCTGGTGAATTAA
- the rnc gene encoding ribonuclease III: protein MDIGRFFRRDNRFKEFNRAIELIVGAKPSNPLLYQLAFRHTSASKESMFKGFRESNERLEFLGDAVLGLIVGEYLFKKYPFKNEGFLTEIRSRIVNRESLNNVGRRLGLENLIESDGARNFQRTSLLGDAMEALIGAIYLDKGYKFTQKFVVSKLLSNHFDLDEVISNNTNYKSSILSWAQSEGKKVEFVIVEEKGKNHSREFVAQVLVDGEIISNGNGWNKKKAEQDASRRACGILKIQSA, encoded by the coding sequence ATGGATATAGGGCGGTTTTTCAGACGTGATAATAGATTCAAGGAATTCAATAGAGCCATTGAACTGATTGTCGGCGCAAAACCGTCTAATCCACTCTTATATCAACTCGCTTTTAGACATACTTCCGCCTCAAAGGAAAGTATGTTTAAAGGCTTTAGAGAATCCAATGAGCGCCTCGAATTCCTCGGAGATGCCGTTCTAGGCCTGATCGTAGGAGAATATCTTTTCAAAAAATACCCCTTTAAAAACGAAGGCTTCTTAACGGAAATACGTTCACGCATAGTGAACAGGGAATCCCTGAATAATGTGGGACGTAGATTAGGCTTAGAAAATCTGATCGAATCTGACGGAGCAAGAAACTTCCAGCGCACCTCTCTTTTGGGTGATGCCATGGAAGCATTAATAGGGGCTATCTATCTGGATAAGGGCTATAAATTCACGCAAAAGTTTGTAGTCTCCAAACTCCTCTCTAATCACTTTGACCTCGACGAAGTCATCTCCAATAATACGAATTACAAGTCGTCCATCTTAAGTTGGGCACAATCAGAAGGCAAGAAAGTAGAGTTCGTCATTGTGGAAGAAAAAGGTAAGAACCACAGTAGAGAATTTGTAGCTCAAGTCTTAGTGGACGGAGAAATCATCTCTAACGGTAACGGATGGAATAAGAAAAAAGCCGAGCAAGATGCCTCCAGAAGAGCTTGCGGAATCTTGAAAATCCAGTCGGCTTGA
- a CDS encoding TolC family protein: MKVLLLLIFYQQPDSLSLDKAIRLAQEFSLSPKKSEMELLVAQTNVKYLDAEFKPQLSLGATLPQYYKTTSAVTQPDGTISFVPISQDNSSLNLQLTQRLRSSNTLFFAETRLRRYQDFTGSTQYNSVPFRIGIEQPLNSFNAMKWDKKLADLSLDLTKAQWRIRQAKLSSEVTTAFFELLSAQVNLEIARTNAKNSEKIYQIALERDKLGKISKSDLLQLELSLHSAEQSSINAKREVIRANANLKELMGYGVEEDEIFVLKMPEILLFETFLPEATAEKAWANRPEKKQMEKLLLETERALKETRQNHSWQGSLSATLGWVGTGARFPLSYEVPQMENLVQVTLRVPILDGGKKQWSTKSAQAQLEYTQLEAEYAEKNFKQMVRQWVHQYEELKAEVEWGAKSLAIARQRYDIANQRYLLNDISITDLSIAFSERDQAWRNYTQLLRAYWVTYYTLKQLTL, translated from the coding sequence ATGAAAGTCTTATTGCTATTGATCTTCTACCAGCAGCCTGACTCTTTGAGCTTAGATAAAGCCATTAGGTTAGCTCAGGAATTTTCCTTGAGTCCGAAGAAGTCAGAAATGGAACTGCTTGTGGCTCAAACTAATGTGAAATACCTGGATGCGGAGTTCAAGCCTCAGTTAAGTTTGGGCGCAACTTTGCCCCAATATTATAAAACTACTTCCGCGGTTACTCAGCCAGACGGTACCATTAGTTTTGTGCCTATCTCTCAGGATAACAGCAGCTTGAATCTTCAGCTTACGCAAAGGTTGAGGTCATCAAACACGCTTTTCTTTGCAGAGACTCGGCTTCGGAGGTATCAAGATTTTACAGGTTCTACTCAGTATAATTCAGTTCCTTTCCGCATAGGGATAGAGCAGCCTCTAAACTCCTTCAATGCTATGAAGTGGGACAAAAAACTGGCGGATTTAAGCTTAGATCTGACAAAGGCGCAATGGCGCATACGTCAAGCCAAGCTTTCCAGTGAAGTAACCACTGCCTTTTTTGAGCTTTTAAGTGCTCAGGTAAATCTGGAAATAGCCCGAACCAATGCTAAAAATTCAGAAAAGATCTATCAAATAGCCTTAGAAAGGGATAAGCTGGGGAAGATTTCTAAAAGTGATCTACTACAGTTGGAACTCAGTCTTCATTCCGCTGAGCAAAGTAGTATTAATGCCAAAAGAGAGGTGATTAGGGCTAATGCCAATCTGAAGGAGCTCATGGGTTATGGAGTAGAAGAGGATGAAATCTTTGTGCTGAAGATGCCTGAAATTCTACTATTCGAAACCTTTCTGCCTGAAGCTACTGCAGAAAAGGCATGGGCGAATAGACCCGAAAAGAAACAAATGGAAAAGCTCTTACTAGAAACGGAAAGGGCACTGAAAGAAACCCGACAAAACCACAGTTGGCAAGGGAGCTTGTCGGCTACACTCGGTTGGGTGGGAACAGGTGCCCGCTTCCCTCTCTCATATGAGGTTCCACAGATGGAGAATCTGGTGCAGGTTACTTTAAGAGTACCTATTTTGGACGGAGGAAAGAAACAGTGGAGTACCAAATCAGCACAAGCTCAGCTGGAGTACACTCAGTTAGAGGCAGAGTATGCCGAAAAGAATTTCAAGCAGATGGTTCGACAATGGGTTCATCAGTACGAAGAATTAAAAGCAGAGGTGGAATGGGGGGCAAAGAGTTTAGCTATAGCTAGACAAAGGTATGACATTGCAAATCAAAGGTATTTATTGAACGATATCAGCATTACAGATCTTAGCATAGCATTTTCAGAAAGAGATCAAGCTTGGAGAAACTATACCCAGCTTTTACGGGCATATTGGGTAACCTATTATACATTAAAACAATTGACATTATGA
- a CDS encoding ABC transporter permease, with translation MIKNYIKVALKVLKRNKLYTFISLFGISFTLMVLMLVSAVLQNELGSNPPLSKRDRILFVPSFKAVQFARETIVKLDTSYVDGKIKVDSTVTTKIREGEATNTSSSSLSFQIIREKLKPMKSPELMAIFVDYLPVDVFPDGQKLRLNGCLTDADYWKIFDFKFIEGAPFGEQAIENQAKVMVIQQKAAEKYFGKQDSYLGKELVWGQNGAFKIIGVLNEVHSSNRAVISDFYVPISWHQEYRSIGEIFGDCLVALLAKSPSDVKKMEEELRAVEASIQPTEEFDRFRFLEKDATDIYAWTFMGSQETRAGGDFLKYVFLALGFFIIIPVLNLVNLNVTRIFERSSEIGVRKAFGAKTSDLLIQFLFENIILTVIGGIIGGILTLIALNILNTSEVFGSVRFSFRGTVWVISIFITFIFGLVSGFLPAWRVSRTAVASALKSGQL, from the coding sequence ATGATAAAGAATTATATCAAAGTAGCCCTGAAAGTGTTGAAGCGCAACAAGCTTTACACCTTTATCAGTCTGTTCGGGATCAGTTTTACCTTGATGGTCCTGATGTTAGTTTCTGCGGTTTTACAAAATGAGTTAGGGAGTAACCCTCCTTTATCTAAAAGAGACCGAATACTATTTGTGCCCTCTTTTAAGGCGGTGCAATTTGCCAGGGAAACCATAGTTAAGTTAGATACGAGCTATGTAGATGGGAAAATAAAGGTGGATAGCACGGTCACCACGAAGATTAGGGAGGGAGAGGCCACCAATACTTCCAGCTCTTCCTTATCCTTCCAGATAATCAGAGAGAAGTTAAAACCCATGAAGTCACCGGAGCTAATGGCCATTTTTGTGGACTATTTACCCGTGGATGTCTTTCCGGATGGTCAAAAATTACGTTTAAACGGCTGTTTAACAGATGCGGACTATTGGAAGATTTTTGATTTTAAATTTATAGAGGGCGCCCCCTTTGGTGAACAGGCGATAGAAAACCAGGCTAAGGTGATGGTCATCCAGCAAAAAGCAGCTGAAAAGTATTTTGGAAAGCAGGATAGCTATCTGGGTAAGGAATTAGTTTGGGGACAAAACGGAGCTTTTAAAATCATTGGAGTACTTAATGAGGTACATTCTTCTAACCGAGCGGTGATTTCGGATTTTTACGTTCCTATCAGTTGGCACCAAGAATACCGTTCCATAGGTGAGATTTTTGGGGATTGCTTAGTAGCTCTTTTGGCAAAATCACCTTCTGATGTGAAAAAAATGGAGGAGGAGCTGAGGGCAGTGGAGGCATCTATACAGCCAACGGAGGAATTTGATCGCTTCAGATTCCTGGAAAAAGATGCCACGGATATTTATGCATGGACTTTCATGGGTTCACAGGAGACTAGAGCAGGAGGGGATTTCCTCAAGTATGTGTTTTTAGCTTTAGGATTTTTCATCATTATACCCGTATTAAATCTGGTAAACTTGAATGTGACTAGGATTTTTGAACGCTCATCAGAAATTGGAGTAAGGAAGGCATTTGGGGCAAAGACCTCTGACCTACTGATTCAGTTTTTATTTGAAAACATCATTTTAACCGTCATCGGGGGTATTATTGGGGGCATCTTAACCTTGATAGCATTGAATATCCTGAATACCTCTGAAGTCTTTGGATCTGTTCGCTTCTCTTTCCGTGGCACCGTTTGGGTCATCAGTATCTTCATCACTTTCATTTTCGGATTAGTCTCCGGCTTCTTACCGGCCTGGAGGGTCTCTAGGACAGCGGTAGCATCAGCACTTAAATCAGGACAATTATGA
- a CDS encoding sigma-54-dependent transcriptional regulator, with the protein MKILIADDDRTVCQSLRLLFLSQGHDAQYIINPLNILEFIESYAPDVLLLDLNFSVDTSGEQGLQILKDVHAAYERLPVILITAWGTLDLAVQGMKAGASDFVTKPWENEVLMQKVQTQWSLRQTGVSTKANLLNELVGSSEAMKLARELLSKAASSEATLWISGSRGTGKDLLASIYHRMGNRSGLPLLKLEDSEEVEAELWGYRKGVFPGSTKDHRGLLSKIGEGNLQISAWESFSSGLQSKLLKVIEERKFTVIGSDLEMDVRCGWLATSHFHPDDSLETGALREDLYYRLAQVHIHLPDLDERREDMPELIKHFSAQLNAGERKRKLEESAIEWLSTCSFPGNVRQLKAYLERVWLLSEQYTLNIKELKKYFAAEDKPADLTLEGMEKEMIKKAIAQKKGNMSEVAKTLGITRSALYRRMSKFGIQHED; encoded by the coding sequence ATGAAAATATTGATTGCAGATGATGATCGTACCGTATGTCAATCCCTGAGATTGCTCTTTTTATCTCAGGGACATGATGCTCAGTACATCATTAACCCTTTGAATATTTTGGAGTTTATAGAAAGTTATGCCCCGGATGTACTGCTATTGGATTTAAACTTTAGCGTAGATACATCCGGTGAGCAGGGCTTGCAGATCTTGAAGGATGTTCATGCAGCTTATGAACGTCTTCCCGTGATTCTCATCACGGCTTGGGGGACACTTGATCTGGCTGTCCAAGGTATGAAGGCGGGAGCCAGTGATTTTGTGACCAAACCCTGGGAAAATGAGGTTCTCATGCAAAAGGTTCAGACGCAGTGGAGCTTACGACAGACCGGGGTATCCACAAAAGCGAACTTATTAAACGAACTGGTAGGCAGCTCTGAAGCTATGAAACTGGCTAGGGAGTTATTGAGTAAGGCTGCATCGAGTGAGGCTACATTATGGATTAGTGGATCTAGAGGGACCGGGAAGGATCTACTGGCCTCTATTTATCATAGAATGGGAAATAGAAGCGGTTTGCCCTTACTGAAATTAGAAGATTCTGAGGAAGTGGAGGCTGAGCTTTGGGGGTACAGAAAAGGGGTTTTTCCAGGATCAACCAAGGATCATAGAGGATTATTATCCAAGATAGGGGAAGGAAATCTACAAATCAGTGCCTGGGAGTCATTTAGTTCAGGTTTACAGAGTAAACTGCTAAAGGTCATCGAAGAGAGAAAGTTCACTGTCATAGGTAGCGATTTGGAGATGGATGTGCGCTGCGGCTGGTTAGCTACCTCACATTTTCATCCGGATGATAGTTTAGAAACGGGTGCCTTAAGGGAAGATCTCTACTATAGGTTGGCACAAGTCCATATACACTTGCCTGATTTAGACGAGAGAAGAGAAGATATGCCCGAATTAATCAAGCACTTCTCCGCTCAGCTTAATGCAGGCGAGAGAAAGAGGAAATTAGAAGAAAGTGCTATAGAATGGCTCAGCACCTGTTCTTTTCCGGGAAATGTGAGACAGCTCAAAGCTTACCTTGAGAGAGTTTGGCTACTTTCTGAGCAATATACTTTGAATATTAAGGAATTAAAGAAGTACTTTGCTGCTGAAGATAAACCTGCTGATCTAACTTTGGAAGGCATGGAAAAAGAAATGATCAAAAAAGCCATAGCTCAAAAAAAGGGTAACATGAGTGAGGTAGCTAAAACCTTGGGCATTACGCGAAGTGCTCTGTATAGGAGGATGAGCAAGTTCGGTATACAGCATGAAGATTAA
- the fabF gene encoding beta-ketoacyl-ACP synthase II, with protein sequence MPFKRVVVTGLGALTPIGNTVEEYWEGLSNGVSGSDYITRFDATNFKTRFACEVKNFEVTDFIPRQDARKMDLFTQFGVVVADQAIADSGLTEENVDKNKVGVIWGSGIGGLKTFEDEMFSYVEGNKVPRFNPFFIPKMIADGVSGQISIRHGFRGPNYVTVSACSSANNAIIDAFNYIRLGRLTACVTGGSEASNTQAGIGGFNGLKALSERNDDPKTASRPYDKDRDGFVLGEGGAALILEEYEHAKARGAKIYCELIGGGFSSDAYHITAPHPDGYGAYLSMKDALEDAGIEASEVDYINTHGTSTPLGDPQEIKAIEQLFGEHTYSMSISSTKSMTGHLLGGAGAVESVASVLAIMHQTVPPTINLFNIDEAIDPRIDLTPNVAKQRTINVALSNCFGFGGHNATLIFRKL encoded by the coding sequence ATGCCATTTAAAAGAGTAGTTGTAACCGGTTTAGGAGCTTTAACGCCCATTGGAAATACGGTGGAGGAATATTGGGAAGGTCTTTCCAATGGAGTCAGTGGAAGTGATTACATTACACGATTTGACGCCACCAACTTCAAAACAAGATTTGCCTGCGAGGTAAAGAACTTTGAAGTGACTGATTTCATTCCGCGTCAGGATGCTCGCAAAATGGACTTATTCACTCAGTTTGGTGTAGTAGTGGCTGATCAGGCCATTGCAGATTCCGGATTGACCGAAGAGAATGTGGACAAGAACAAAGTAGGGGTTATTTGGGGATCAGGTATAGGAGGTCTTAAGACCTTCGAGGATGAAATGTTTAGCTATGTTGAAGGCAACAAAGTTCCTCGTTTTAATCCTTTCTTCATTCCTAAGATGATCGCTGACGGAGTTTCCGGTCAGATTTCCATTCGTCACGGATTTAGAGGCCCGAACTATGTGACGGTTTCTGCCTGTTCCTCAGCAAACAATGCCATCATTGATGCATTTAACTACATCAGATTAGGTCGTCTGACTGCCTGTGTTACAGGTGGCTCTGAAGCTTCTAATACCCAGGCCGGTATCGGTGGTTTTAATGGACTTAAAGCTTTATCTGAAAGAAATGACGATCCAAAGACGGCTTCAAGACCATACGATAAGGATCGTGACGGTTTTGTACTGGGTGAAGGAGGGGCAGCATTGATTCTGGAGGAATACGAGCATGCCAAAGCTAGGGGTGCCAAGATATATTGTGAGTTGATAGGAGGAGGATTTTCTTCTGATGCATACCACATTACCGCTCCACATCCTGATGGATATGGGGCTTACCTTTCCATGAAAGACGCTTTAGAAGATGCTGGAATTGAAGCTTCTGAAGTAGATTATATTAACACGCATGGAACTTCTACTCCTTTGGGTGATCCACAGGAGATCAAAGCTATAGAACAATTATTTGGAGAGCATACGTACAGCATGTCTATCAGTTCTACAAAATCTATGACCGGTCACCTTTTAGGTGGGGCCGGAGCCGTAGAGTCCGTGGCTTCTGTATTAGCTATCATGCACCAAACCGTGCCTCCTACCATTAACTTGTTCAATATAGATGAGGCCATAGATCCTCGTATAGACTTGACACCAAATGTAGCAAAGCAAAGAACCATTAACGTGGCACTAAGCAACTGCTTTGGGTTTGGTGGACATAATGCAACATTGATATTCAGAAAGCTCTGA
- a CDS encoding efflux RND transporter periplasmic adaptor subunit — MDKAITQNRKPSRYIKYLGALILVFGAYWVLRQSLLPTVKRTDLVFGEVKSGGMVNTISATGLVEPSTEIVLISPLATKVKQILKDNGSEVKVGDPILLLDTQFADMEFRRLTDELSLKENNVLRLRLELEKNIREIELDDQVKDLQVKNLEAQVKDALRLKSIGGMTQEEVDQARQNLAIALLEKKKLENELKYRKESIASSVKGEELQSSIQRQRRDELAQKIQKATLRAEVDGVVTWIENRIGAQVQEGDPLAKLANLSAYSLMVQVSDMHADKIQVGQEVQVELNQKVEKGEIEQILPAIENNTIQCKVRLMNTGSESLRPKMRVPVRIVTQTRQESKFLPMGPGIKGGRSQELFVVNGSEAKKRVVELGFRTSDKVEVISGLQPGDQVIISDMSLFEDKSRVKIK, encoded by the coding sequence ATGGATAAAGCAATTACACAAAACAGAAAGCCCTCAAGGTATATCAAGTACCTGGGCGCACTTATACTGGTGTTTGGAGCTTATTGGGTTTTACGGCAATCCTTGCTCCCTACAGTAAAAAGAACGGACTTAGTTTTTGGTGAGGTGAAGTCGGGAGGGATGGTCAATACCATTTCTGCTACAGGCTTAGTTGAACCCAGCACGGAAATCGTCTTGATCAGTCCCTTGGCCACTAAAGTGAAACAGATTCTAAAGGACAATGGATCAGAAGTAAAAGTGGGAGACCCTATCCTGCTACTAGACACACAATTTGCAGATATGGAATTCAGGCGCTTAACGGATGAACTGAGTCTGAAGGAAAACAATGTGCTGCGTCTTCGTCTTGAATTAGAAAAGAACATCCGGGAGATAGAACTGGATGACCAGGTGAAGGATCTACAGGTGAAGAATCTAGAAGCGCAGGTTAAGGATGCTTTGCGACTAAAATCCATTGGCGGTATGACTCAAGAAGAAGTAGATCAAGCGCGGCAGAATCTCGCCATAGCACTTTTGGAAAAGAAAAAGCTGGAAAATGAACTGAAGTACAGAAAGGAGTCCATTGCATCCTCTGTAAAAGGAGAAGAACTACAGTCCTCCATCCAAAGGCAAAGGAGAGATGAACTAGCCCAAAAGATCCAAAAGGCCACTTTACGAGCCGAAGTGGATGGAGTGGTAACATGGATAGAAAACCGTATAGGAGCCCAAGTGCAGGAGGGAGATCCTTTGGCTAAACTAGCTAATCTTTCCGCTTATTCCCTTATGGTACAAGTATCTGATATGCATGCAGACAAGATCCAAGTAGGTCAAGAGGTTCAGGTAGAATTGAATCAAAAGGTGGAAAAAGGTGAAATAGAGCAGATCTTACCCGCAATAGAAAACAATACTATCCAATGTAAAGTGAGATTAATGAATACGGGATCCGAGTCTTTAAGACCCAAGATGCGTGTGCCGGTCAGAATAGTTACCCAAACCCGTCAGGAAAGTAAATTCTTACCCATGGGACCGGGGATCAAAGGCGGAAGATCTCAAGAGCTGTTTGTAGTTAACGGATCAGAGGCTAAGAAGAGGGTAGTAGAACTGGGTTTCAGAACCTCTGATAAAGTAGAAGTCATCAGTGGTCTCCAACCGGGAGATCAGGTGATCATTTCAGATATGAGTTTGTTTGAAGATAAATCAAGAGTAAAAATCAAATGA
- a CDS encoding sensor histidine kinase translates to MKIKWKIGVMFGILFCILAILLWKIVRGNPILLVSAELGLLTLLIAFYVALHRIFKPLDLISTGLSALNDQDFTSQLRTTGTKEADKLVEVYNKMILNIREERRFQEEQNLFLKNLIEALPVGLIVLDFEDKIQKLNPRAGEILSLNEEDIGTSLLELPLGKELSSQVEKMPQTYLLGGARYIRTYVDRFKRRGFYQKFIIVEEASQEIIRMERASYGKVIRMMAHEVKNSVGAVNSILETLKKGNEQHPEYLQIVIDRNKRLNSFIDNFAKVVRLEKAAKEPVLLNEMVQHIFHLYPNHGIHLTLPLEEIWIQANREQLEQVLINVVLNAKEAKSTEIHLELTPSTLLIKDNGEGVPKELETSLFTPFFTTKPTGQGVGLTMVREILHHHGFDFGLETKDGWTTFWIQYSSQILKA, encoded by the coding sequence ATGAAGATTAAGTGGAAAATAGGTGTGATGTTTGGTATTCTCTTTTGTATCCTGGCAATATTGCTATGGAAAATAGTGAGAGGGAATCCCATATTACTCGTCAGTGCAGAGTTAGGTTTATTGACGCTCCTAATTGCTTTTTATGTCGCCCTGCACCGCATATTCAAACCCCTGGATCTTATTAGTACCGGGCTCTCTGCATTAAATGATCAGGATTTTACTAGCCAACTGCGAACTACAGGAACAAAGGAAGCCGATAAACTAGTAGAAGTCTATAATAAAATGATCCTCAACATCCGTGAGGAAAGGAGATTTCAAGAGGAACAAAACCTGTTCTTAAAGAACCTGATTGAAGCTTTGCCCGTGGGCTTGATAGTATTGGATTTTGAGGATAAGATTCAGAAACTTAATCCTAGAGCCGGGGAAATTCTGTCTTTAAACGAAGAGGACATAGGTACCTCCTTATTAGAACTTCCTTTAGGAAAGGAATTATCTTCACAGGTGGAAAAAATGCCCCAAACCTATCTCTTAGGAGGGGCGAGATACATTCGAACTTACGTAGATCGATTTAAGAGAAGAGGATTCTACCAAAAATTCATCATAGTAGAAGAGGCTAGTCAGGAAATCATCAGGATGGAGAGAGCATCATATGGAAAAGTGATCCGTATGATGGCTCATGAAGTGAAAAATTCCGTAGGGGCAGTTAATAGTATCTTGGAGACCTTGAAAAAGGGGAATGAACAGCATCCGGAGTATCTTCAGATAGTAATAGATAGAAACAAAAGACTCAACAGCTTCATCGATAATTTTGCTAAGGTAGTTCGCTTGGAAAAGGCGGCAAAAGAACCGGTCTTGTTGAATGAAATGGTTCAGCATATTTTTCATTTGTATCCAAATCACGGTATCCATTTAACTTTACCTCTGGAAGAGATTTGGATTCAAGCGAATAGAGAGCAGTTAGAGCAAGTCTTGATTAACGTGGTGCTTAATGCCAAAGAGGCGAAATCCACGGAAATACATCTAGAATTAACACCCTCTACCCTTCTTATCAAGGACAATGGAGAAGGAGTTCCAAAAGAACTGGAAACTTCCCTGTTCACTCCTTTCTTTACCACTAAACCTACGGGCCAAGGGGTGGGATTAACCATGGTAAGAGAAATCTTACATCATCATGGTTTTGATTTTGGACTTGAGACGAAGGATGGTTGGACTACATTTTGGATTCAATATTCTTCCCAAATTCTGAAGGCGTAA